GTTGGGTGATCCTTTCAGGGTGCAACTATGGTTAAATGCCGCCCCCCGCAAATTCGCCGACCCAAACCCATGAACACCGAAGCCCTCGCCACCCTCCACGACCATCTGCTGACCGCCCTCGCCTCCGCCCCCGCCGAAACCCGCCGCCTGTTCCACGGCCGCGGCCGTTGCTGGCCGGGGCTGGAGCAGGTGACGGTCGACTGGTTGCAGGGTGTGGTGCTGGTGGCGCTGTTCAAGGAGCCCGAGCCTTCGCAATTGGAAGATCTGAAGCGTTTGCTGATGGCGATCACTCAATCTGCCCAGTGGATGCAATCCGGCGCCCATACCCTGCTGCTGCAACACCGCTACCTGCTGCAAAGCACCACCGAATGGCTGCTGGGGGAAGAAATCGACGAACTGACCATCACCGAAGGCGGCCTGAAATACCGGGTGGACCTGGGCCGCAAGCAGAACACCGGCCTGTTCCTCGACATGCGCTATGGCCGCGACTGGGTGCGGGCCAATGCCGAAGGCAAGCGCGTGCTGAACCTGTTTGCCTATACCTGTGGTTTCTCGGTGGCGGCCATCGAAGGCGGCGCGTCCCATGTGGTCAACCTCGACATGTCGAGCCCGGCCCTGAGCCGTGGCCGCGACAACCATCGGCTCAATGGGCATGACCTGGGCAAGGTGACCTTTCTCGGCCACGACCTGTTCAAATCCTGGGGCAAGGTGATCGGCAAGGGCCCGTATGACCTGGTGATCATCGACCCGCCTTCGTTTCAGAAAGGCAGCTTCCTGCTGACCAAGGATTACCAGCGGGTGCTGCGCCGATTGCCCGAACTGCTAAGCCCGCAGGGCACGGTACTGGCGTGCATGAACGATCCGGCCTTTGGTGCGGACTTCCTGATCGACGGCGTGCCCCGTGAGGCGCCGAGCCTGCGGTTCGAGCAGCGGCTGGAGAATCCGCCGGAGTTTCCGGATGCCGATATCGAGTGTGGGTTGAAGGCGTTGGTGTTCAAGCAGTAAGACCGCGTCGCCCCTATCGCGAGCAGGCTCGCACCCACAAGGGACCGCATTTCAATTGTGGGAGCGAGCCTGCTCGCGATGGGGCCGGCATGCCCACCAAAAAATCCGGATCAGCGCGGCTGAAGCACCAACGCAAACAACTCCCCATGCCCGTTCACATTGAGCTTGTGATAGAGGTTGCGCCGATGCACTTTCACCGTCTCCGGCGAGATGCCCATCTGCTGGGCGATGGCCTTGCTGGAGAAGCCTTGCAGGATCAACCGCGCGGTTTCGATTTCCCGGGCTGACAGCCGCGCGTCGAAGCGGTCGAGCAGAGTCGCCAGATCGCCGGCCACGGCTTCGGCAACCGCCCCCTCCGGCGGCAGCAATTGCAGGTGCCTGCGCATCGCCGCCAGCACCCAGTCGCGCACGCACAGCAGACGGCCCTGCTCTTCGAGAGTGAAGCGCGTCGAGCGCCCAAGGGACAGACCCAGCACAGCGCCGTCGAGGTTGACCATGAACTGCAACTCGTCACCACCCACCACTTTGCAGAAGTAGCTCTGGTAGTACTCGCTCTGCTGGAACTGGTCAGGGGCCACCGAATCGAGGCTGTGCAAACCGTCCGCGATGCCGGCACCCACCGCTTGGTAAAACGGATCGAGCAAGTACATGCCGGCGCTGTAATCCGCCAGTTCTTCCTGCTCCTCACCACTGCCCTTGGCATCGAAATCGATCAGCAGGCGCGGTACCCGACCGGGCTTCATCACCGCCACCAGTGCGTTGTCCAGCGGCACCAAAAGACGCAGGGTATCGA
This genomic interval from Pseudomonas putida contains the following:
- a CDS encoding class I SAM-dependent methyltransferase; the protein is MNTEALATLHDHLLTALASAPAETRRLFHGRGRCWPGLEQVTVDWLQGVVLVALFKEPEPSQLEDLKRLLMAITQSAQWMQSGAHTLLLQHRYLLQSTTEWLLGEEIDELTITEGGLKYRVDLGRKQNTGLFLDMRYGRDWVRANAEGKRVLNLFAYTCGFSVAAIEGGASHVVNLDMSSPALSRGRDNHRLNGHDLGKVTFLGHDLFKSWGKVIGKGPYDLVIIDPPSFQKGSFLLTKDYQRVLRRLPELLSPQGTVLACMNDPAFGADFLIDGVPREAPSLRFEQRLENPPEFPDADIECGLKALVFKQ
- a CDS encoding helix-turn-helix transcriptional regulator, whose product is MDALLKELPLHQGLARMFGSVGEAGFWRALVDTLRLLVPLDNALVAVMKPGRVPRLLIDFDAKGSGEEQEELADYSAGMYLLDPFYQAVGAGIADGLHSLDSVAPDQFQQSEYYQSYFCKVVGGDELQFMVNLDGAVLGLSLGRSTRFTLEEQGRLLCVRDWVLAAMRRHLQLLPPEGAVAEAVAGDLATLLDRFDARLSAREIETARLILQGFSSKAIAQQMGISPETVKVHRRNLYHKLNVNGHGELFALVLQPR